Below is a window of Variovorax sp. TBS-050B DNA.
ACGTGATGGTTATCTACACCATGACGATCGATCCGCCCGCGGCAAAGCTGGTCAGACAGCGATCCACCAGGGTGGCGTCAAGCCACAGCTTCATCAACTACGAGTTGATCTACACGGGCCTGAATTCCAGCGGACTCAACCTGACATACAGGGAGTTCAGTCCAGAGGGCCTCGCCCGGGTCGCGTTCTTCCAGAACCTGACCTACCCGGCAGATGCAAAGAGCATTACGTTCCGTCAAATGCGCATTGCCATCGAAAAGGCAAGTGCTGAGAACGTCACGTTCTCAGTGACGCAGGATGGGGAGCACTAGAAGTCCATGGCCGCACGCGCAGCGACGGCCCGCCCGTAGCAGCGCAGACCTTACCCACCCCTGAACTGCCCCCGAAGAAACGCCTTGTGCCGCCCGATGTGCTGCATCTGCGCAGGCGCAATCGTCCCTCCAAGATCTTCCTCATCCGCCCCATTCAGCACCGCATTCGCATACCCCATCGCCCGCTGCACGATCTCCTGCTCGCTCACGCCAAGCTGCGCGCCCAGGTCCATCGCCACACGCCGCATGGCGCGCTGCGACAGCATCCACATCGCGCCGAAGCGGTCCCATGCGAGTGCGGCTTCCTGCGCTTTCTCGTGGTCGGCGAGGATGTCCTTGAGCGATTTGGCGAGCAGTTCGTCCATGGCTTCGAGGCGCTCGCTCAGGGCCGCGTTGCGCTCGGCGAGCTGCTCGGGCGTGGGGCCCGCGGGCTCTGTCTTGGCCGCCGCGGCGGGCGTGGGCGGCGGTGCAAAGCCGGCGACGTCTGCGTCGGCCGGCACGATCTGGAGTTGGTCCTTGAGGCTCATGGCTTGCTGCTGTTCCGGTTGCGGGGTTGTTGCTTGGCGCCGTGCGCGTCTTTTTCCGAATCGCCGTGCGCGGGCGTTGAAGACGACGGCGAAGCCTTGCGGCTCATCATCGCCGTCGCGCGCAGGCCCGGCAGATCGAGCACGCGCAGGCCACCGTACTCGACGCGGATCAGTCCCTGCGCCGCGAGCATGTTGAGCGCCTCGTTCACGCGCTGGCGCGACAGGCCGACCAGGTAGGCGAGCTCCTGCTGCGTGATGCGCAGCACCTCGCCCACGCCGGGGTAGAGCACGGGGTTGAACAGCGACACGAGGTTGCGTGCGACGCGGGCGTCGGGGTTGTTGAGGCGGTCGATCTCGAGTGCGGCGATGAACTGGCCCAGGCGCTCGTTGAGCTGGTTCATGACGAAGCGGTTGAAGCCGATCGAATGGTCGAGCAGCCAGTGGAAGCTCTCGATCGGCAGGCCGGCGACGACGCTGCGGCGCAGGGCCTGGATGTTGTAGCGGTAGGGCTCGCGCTTCATCACGGTGCCTTCGCCGAACCAGCCGCCGGGCGGCACGCCGGTGTAGGTGACGGAGCCGCCGTCGGCGCTGTCGTTGCTCATCTTGAGCAGGCCCTCGACCACGCCGAACCAGTAGGTGGGCGAGCGGCCGACGCGGCAGACGAGGTCGCCGACCTCGGCCTCGCCGACGACGAGGGCGGCCTCGGCGCGGCGGCGCTCGGCGGGGGTGAGCGCGGGCAGCCAGGGGATGCCTTCGAGCTCGGCCTCGGCCGCGGGGCGCACGCGGTCGCGCAGGGTGTTCGATCCGCTCATGGTCATCGGGAAACTCCGGGGAGTAGGTTCCCTAGGATTGTCGTCGGAACGACAACTTGACGTCAAAGTGCAAGCCTACGATCCGCCCACTGTGAACAAATCGTCTACCGCCCCCACCTTCCCGCGGCTGCTGCTGGCGCATGCGCAGGCACAGCCCGAGGCGCCCGCGATCCGCGAGA
It encodes the following:
- a CDS encoding Crp/Fnr family transcriptional regulator; protein product: MSGSNTLRDRVRPAAEAELEGIPWLPALTPAERRRAEAALVVGEAEVGDLVCRVGRSPTYWFGVVEGLLKMSNDSADGGSVTYTGVPPGGWFGEGTVMKREPYRYNIQALRRSVVAGLPIESFHWLLDHSIGFNRFVMNQLNERLGQFIAALEIDRLNNPDARVARNLVSLFNPVLYPGVGEVLRITQQELAYLVGLSRQRVNEALNMLAAQGLIRVEYGGLRVLDLPGLRATAMMSRKASPSSSTPAHGDSEKDAHGAKQQPRNRNSSKP